The following coding sequences lie in one Chthonomonadales bacterium genomic window:
- a CDS encoding ABC transporter permease, which produces MPEAAPRARPGSRRLALPAETGVVAVLLAACAWLAILFPEFRTGANASVILSSGAEIAIVSAGMTLVIATGGIDISVGSVVGLCAVALGVLGVDHGWNVWMACGAAVAVGAGCGLVNGLLIARLGLPPIIATLASFSAARAGAYVLSGGNSISGLPPALISLGYDSRLGVPNSAWVAGAALLLCSLAAHRTVFGRSLLALGGNREAAYLSGSPTRRVETAVYTLSGLLAGLSAIVVTSRGATAVPDAGRYFEMSAITAVVIGGTPVVGGRATVLGTALGVLAIGVVTNGVRSYGKDDMWVLLVLGAMLLVSVEVDRWRTKRTARAARGAPPTPPAGR; this is translated from the coding sequence ATGCCTGAGGCCGCGCCCCGCGCGCGACCGGGATCCCGTCGGCTCGCTCTCCCGGCCGAGACCGGGGTCGTCGCCGTGCTGCTGGCCGCCTGCGCCTGGCTTGCCATCCTCTTCCCGGAGTTCCGCACCGGCGCCAACGCCTCGGTGATCCTGAGCAGCGGCGCCGAGATCGCCATCGTGTCGGCCGGCATGACCCTGGTCATCGCGACGGGCGGCATCGACATCTCGGTGGGGTCGGTCGTGGGGCTCTGCGCCGTCGCGCTCGGCGTGCTGGGGGTGGACCACGGCTGGAACGTGTGGATGGCGTGCGGCGCCGCCGTCGCGGTGGGCGCCGGATGCGGCCTCGTCAACGGGCTTCTGATCGCCCGGCTCGGCCTGCCGCCCATCATCGCCACGCTGGCGAGCTTCTCGGCGGCCCGCGCGGGCGCCTACGTGCTGAGCGGCGGCAACAGCATCTCGGGGCTTCCGCCGGCCCTCATCTCGCTCGGGTACGACAGCCGCCTCGGCGTGCCGAACTCGGCCTGGGTGGCGGGCGCGGCGCTCTTGCTCTGTAGCCTGGCCGCGCACAGGACGGTGTTCGGCCGCAGCCTGCTGGCGCTCGGCGGCAACCGCGAGGCGGCCTACCTGAGCGGAAGCCCCACCCGCCGCGTTGAGACCGCAGTCTACACGCTCAGCGGCCTGCTCGCGGGCCTGTCGGCCATCGTCGTCACGTCGCGCGGCGCCACCGCCGTGCCGGATGCCGGGCGGTACTTCGAGATGTCGGCGATCACCGCCGTCGTCATCGGCGGAACGCCCGTGGTCGGGGGCCGGGCAACGGTCCTTGGAACGGCGCTCGGTGTGCTAGCGATCGGCGTGGTGACGAACGGCGTGCGCAGCTACGGCAAGGACGACATGTGGGTCCTGCTGGTGCTCGGCGCCATGCTTCTCGTCTCGGTCGAGGTGGACCGATGGCGGACGAAGCGGACGGCGCGCGCCGCGCGCGGCGCGCCGCCGACGCCCCCGGCGGGGCGATGA
- a CDS encoding macro domain-containing protein, protein MVRYTTGNLLDDQAEALVNTVNEVGVMGKGVALMFKEAFPENARAYEAACRAGEVHVGRMFVTANPALLGPHWIVNFPTKRHWRQPSRMDWVREGLADLVRVVREKRIASIALPPLGCGNGGLLWEHVRREIEVAAALAPGVEFVAYEPSPDYRTARKASGVTQLTPARALIADMVRRYCALGTECSVLEVQKLAWFLHRTVARAGLPDPLLLRFVPHRYGPHADRLRHLLDGLDGSYLHCERRLADARPYDTIWFDEGSQPAIEAYLREEPAALYRGALQETSEVVGGFESPLGLELLATVDWLLAQTDSEPTLAAVQSAIARWPGGRGAGARKARLFDERLLGLALERLAPDAGAPPTDRGDGSPAPAGHRSAQPDTSRRR, encoded by the coding sequence ATGGTCCGTTACACGACCGGGAACTTGCTCGACGACCAGGCCGAGGCCCTGGTGAACACCGTCAACGAGGTCGGGGTCATGGGGAAGGGCGTGGCACTGATGTTCAAGGAGGCCTTTCCGGAGAACGCACGCGCCTATGAGGCGGCCTGCCGGGCGGGCGAGGTGCACGTCGGCCGCATGTTCGTGACGGCGAACCCGGCCCTCCTGGGGCCCCACTGGATCGTGAACTTCCCCACCAAGAGGCACTGGCGGCAGCCATCCCGGATGGACTGGGTGCGCGAGGGCCTCGCCGACCTCGTCCGCGTGGTGCGAGAGAAGCGTATTGCATCGATCGCGCTTCCGCCACTCGGCTGCGGCAATGGAGGGCTGCTCTGGGAGCACGTGCGGCGTGAGATCGAGGTGGCTGCCGCCCTGGCGCCCGGTGTCGAGTTCGTCGCCTACGAACCGTCACCCGACTACCGCACCGCGCGCAAGGCGAGCGGGGTCACGCAACTGACGCCTGCGCGCGCGCTGATCGCCGACATGGTGCGACGCTACTGCGCGCTGGGCACGGAGTGCTCCGTGTTGGAGGTCCAGAAGCTCGCCTGGTTCTTGCATCGCACGGTGGCGCGGGCCGGCCTTCCCGACCCCCTGCTGCTCCGGTTCGTGCCGCACCGGTACGGGCCCCATGCGGACCGGCTGCGCCACCTGCTGGATGGCCTCGACGGCAGCTACCTGCATTGCGAGCGTCGTCTTGCGGATGCGCGGCCCTACGACACGATATGGTTCGATGAGGGAAGCCAGCCCGCGATCGAGGCGTACCTGCGCGAGGAGCCGGCCGCTCTGTACCGTGGCGCGCTGCAAGAGACGAGTGAGGTGGTAGGCGGTTTCGAGTCTCCACTCGGCTTGGAGCTTCTTGCGACGGTGGACTGGCTGTTGGCGCAGACGGACAGCGAACCGACGCTGGCTGCCGTGCAGTCGGCGATCGCCAGGTGGCCCGGGGGCCGTGGCGCCGGCGCCCGCAAGGCCAGGCTGTTCGACGAGCGTCTGCTCGGCCTGGCCCTGGAGCGCCTCGCGCCCGATGCGGGGGCGCCGCCCACCGACCGCGGCGACGGTTCGCCAGCGCCGGCGGGGCACCGTTCCGCCCAACCGGACACGTCGCGCCGCCGATAG
- a CDS encoding NADH:flavin oxidoreductase: MATADFARIATIRGVEQFRNCLAELGADLPCDDAPLAAPHSPLAQPLDVLGRRVTNRFAVQPMEGWDGTPDGRPTENTVRRWRRFGSSGAGLVWGGEAVAVRHEGRANPNQLVLRPETASDLGRLRGELLAAHRAATDGAPPPIVGLQLTHSGRYCRPNPGGRPEPRIAFRHPLLDRRLGLGPDYPVMTDAELDDLVGDFARAAALAAECGFDFVDLKHCHGYLGHELLGAHTRPGPYGGPLRNRARFLRLAAAAIGRDAPALGIGVRLSAFDTVPFHPDPDQSAPGRPGPGVPEIYCDTMPYRYGFGVDADQPVEPDLAEPAQFLDILRELGITLVNVTGGSPYYNPHIQRPALYPPSDGYGPPEDPLVGVARHLHVTRTLKELAPDMVLVGTGYTYLQEYLPHVAQAAVRARWTDLVGVGRLVLAYPELPADLLAGRELQTKRVCRTFSDCTTAPRAGLPSGCYPLDPHYKRSPEAARLAEAKRGGRPERRVAPEPERASGDTPGGADRL, from the coding sequence TTGGCAACCGCAGACTTCGCGCGCATCGCCACCATCCGAGGCGTCGAGCAGTTTCGCAACTGCCTGGCGGAACTCGGCGCCGACCTACCCTGCGACGACGCTCCGCTGGCCGCTCCACACTCGCCCCTCGCCCAGCCTCTGGACGTGCTCGGGCGCCGCGTGACCAACCGCTTCGCCGTGCAGCCGATGGAGGGCTGGGATGGCACGCCGGACGGACGGCCCACGGAGAACACGGTGCGGCGGTGGAGGCGGTTCGGGAGCAGCGGCGCCGGGCTCGTGTGGGGCGGCGAGGCGGTCGCGGTGCGTCACGAAGGGCGCGCCAACCCCAACCAGCTCGTCCTCCGCCCGGAGACCGCCTCGGACCTGGGCCGCCTTCGCGGCGAGCTCCTCGCCGCGCATCGGGCCGCGACTGACGGCGCGCCGCCGCCCATCGTCGGCCTCCAGCTCACACACAGCGGCCGCTACTGCCGACCGAACCCCGGAGGGCGGCCGGAGCCGCGCATCGCGTTCCGCCACCCCCTGCTCGACCGACGCCTTGGCCTCGGACCCGACTACCCGGTGATGACCGACGCCGAGCTCGATGACCTGGTCGGCGACTTCGCGCGCGCGGCGGCGCTCGCCGCGGAGTGCGGCTTCGACTTCGTCGACCTGAAGCACTGCCACGGCTACCTCGGCCACGAGCTGCTTGGGGCGCACACACGGCCAGGCCCCTACGGCGGCCCGCTGAGGAACCGCGCGCGCTTCCTGCGCCTCGCCGCGGCGGCCATTGGCCGCGACGCTCCGGCGCTCGGCATCGGCGTCCGCCTGAGCGCGTTCGACACGGTGCCGTTCCACCCGGATCCGGACCAGAGCGCGCCGGGCCGCCCCGGGCCGGGCGTGCCCGAGATCTACTGCGACACCATGCCCTATCGCTATGGGTTCGGGGTGGACGCGGACCAGCCCGTGGAGCCCGACCTGGCCGAGCCCGCGCAGTTCCTGGACATCCTCCGCGAACTGGGCATCACGCTCGTGAACGTGACCGGCGGGAGCCCCTACTACAACCCGCACATCCAGCGTCCGGCGCTCTACCCACCGTCGGACGGCTACGGGCCGCCGGAGGACCCACTCGTGGGCGTGGCCCGCCATCTGCACGTCACGCGTACGCTCAAGGAGCTGGCCCCCGACATGGTCCTCGTGGGCACCGGCTACACCTACCTGCAGGAGTACCTGCCGCACGTCGCGCAGGCCGCCGTGCGTGCCCGCTGGACCGACCTCGTGGGCGTCGGCAGGCTCGTCCTCGCCTACCCAGAGCTTCCGGCAGACCTGCTCGCCGGCCGGGAGCTGCAGACGAAGCGAGTGTGCCGGACATTCAGCGACTGCACGACAGCCCCCCGCGCGGGGCTCCCCTCCGGCTGCTATCCGCTGGACCCTCACTACAAGCGCAGCCCCGAGGCCGCCCGGCTCGCCGAGGCCAAGCGCGGCGGCCGGCCGGAACGCCGGGTCGCGCCCGAACCTGAACGCGCTTCCGGCGACACGCCGGGCGGCGCCGACCGTCTATAA
- a CDS encoding histidine phosphatase family protein: MKLYIIRHGQSTHNASADCPPNPDPPLTAIGRRQAELTARALRDPLAGAAALYASPMRRALETARPLQEVLRLPLRVVPSICEAGGLGPHAGMCRQQILDEWPECVLDESVTDQGWWPRVPEETEDALYTRARETATILQAAHTAGRHTVAIVTHGRFGSALVSVAIGLRRGGYSRFPFDNCAVTRVDFDLHDEVRAYPPPPGLPTNADGRPIAVRVRSHNDTGHLPPDMVTW; encoded by the coding sequence ATGAAGCTCTACATTATCCGTCACGGTCAGTCCACACACAATGCCTCCGCCGACTGCCCTCCGAACCCCGACCCACCGCTCACCGCCATCGGGAGGCGGCAGGCTGAGCTGACGGCGCGGGCACTGCGCGACCCGCTGGCCGGCGCGGCCGCGCTCTATGCGAGCCCGATGCGTCGCGCGCTCGAGACCGCCCGACCGCTCCAGGAGGTGCTCCGACTACCGCTTCGCGTGGTGCCGAGCATCTGCGAAGCCGGCGGCCTGGGGCCGCACGCCGGCATGTGCCGGCAGCAGATCCTGGACGAATGGCCGGAGTGTGTGCTCGACGAGAGCGTCACCGACCAGGGCTGGTGGCCGCGCGTGCCCGAGGAGACGGAGGATGCGCTCTACACGAGGGCGCGCGAGACGGCCACGATCCTTCAGGCCGCGCACACCGCCGGCCGCCACACCGTGGCGATCGTGACGCACGGCCGCTTCGGCAGCGCTCTGGTCAGCGTGGCCATCGGCCTGCGCCGGGGCGGCTACTCCCGCTTCCCCTTCGACAACTGCGCGGTGACGCGCGTGGATTTCGACTTGCATGACGAGGTCCGCGCGTACCCGCCCCCGCCCGGCCTGCCCACCAACGCCGACGGTCGGCCCATCGCCGTGCGGGTGCGCTCGCACAACGACACCGGCCACCTGCCTCCCGACATGGTGACCTGGTGA
- a CDS encoding DUF4433 domain-containing protein, which produces MALTLGPERALVFRITHIDNVPWILRNGVHCRNSDACDQHYRQIGDPGVISRRRGRVVPILPGGTLSDYVPFYFTPWSPMLYNIVTGYRGVPMLARDRIVMLVVSLRTLADRDLPFVFTDGHALPVTARYSSALDDLDRIDWHLLNRRDFSRDPEDPGKLDRYQAEALVHRQLPLNALTGIACHDARSRASVEAMAGEVGVQVRVRAHPDWYL; this is translated from the coding sequence ATGGCTCTGACACTTGGCCCTGAGAGAGCGCTGGTCTTCCGGATCACGCACATCGACAACGTGCCCTGGATTCTGCGCAACGGGGTGCATTGCCGAAACTCGGACGCTTGCGACCAGCACTACCGGCAGATCGGTGACCCAGGGGTGATCAGCAGGCGGCGTGGACGCGTGGTTCCCATTCTGCCGGGAGGAACGTTGAGTGACTACGTGCCGTTCTACTTCACCCCCTGGTCGCCCATGCTGTACAACATCGTGACCGGGTATCGCGGCGTACCGATGCTCGCGAGGGACAGGATCGTCATGCTGGTGGTCTCGCTGCGCACGCTGGCTGACCGCGACCTCCCGTTCGTCTTCACCGACGGCCACGCGTTGCCTGTCACCGCCCGCTACTCTAGCGCGCTGGATGATCTAGACCGCATCGACTGGCATCTGCTGAACCGAAGGGATTTCTCTCGAGATCCGGAGGACCCAGGCAAGCTCGACCGCTACCAGGCTGAAGCGCTGGTTCATCGCCAGCTCCCGTTGAACGCGCTGACAGGCATCGCGTGTCACGATGCCCGCTCAAGGGCAAGCGTCGAGGCGATGGCCGGCGAGGTGGGCGTCCAGGTTCGCGTTCGTGCGCACCCGGACTGGTATCTGTGA
- a CDS encoding sugar kinase, whose protein sequence is MGRVTPPGLLRFSQTVPGPLEITFGGAEVNVAAAIAFLGGEASFVTALPRNGLADACVRHLRGIGIDTRHILRTDDGRLGLYFLETGANQRGGSVLYDRDGSSVMRAPADAYDWPSVFEGAAWFHVTGITPSLSAGAADATRQAVLAARAAGATVSCDLNYRKKLWTWRPGARPRDLAEETMRALLPSVDLVVANEEDAAMVLGIHAAGTDVEAGRLDVQAYRSVASEIAAQFPNVWRVAITLRESVSASHNNWGAMLYEVPTQVARFAPLDADGAYRPYEIRDIVDRVGAGDSFAGALVFALLTDGLSDTATALRFATAASCLKHSVWGDFSHVSRGEVEALMAGDATGRVRR, encoded by the coding sequence ATGGGCCGGGTGACGCCGCCCGGGCTCTTGCGCTTCTCGCAGACCGTGCCCGGCCCCCTGGAGATCACGTTCGGGGGCGCGGAGGTCAACGTGGCCGCCGCCATCGCCTTCCTCGGCGGCGAGGCGTCGTTCGTCACCGCGCTGCCCCGCAACGGGCTGGCGGACGCCTGCGTGCGCCATCTGCGCGGTATAGGCATCGACACTCGCCACATCCTTCGCACCGACGACGGCCGACTCGGGCTCTACTTTCTCGAGACCGGCGCCAACCAGCGCGGCGGCAGCGTGCTCTATGACCGCGACGGCTCGTCGGTGATGCGCGCGCCGGCGGATGCCTACGACTGGCCATCGGTGTTCGAGGGGGCGGCCTGGTTCCACGTCACGGGCATAACGCCCTCCCTCAGCGCCGGCGCGGCCGATGCCACGCGCCAGGCCGTGCTGGCCGCCAGGGCGGCCGGCGCCACCGTTTCGTGTGACCTCAACTACCGCAAGAAGCTCTGGACCTGGAGGCCCGGCGCCAGACCTCGCGACCTGGCCGAGGAGACCATGCGGGCGCTGCTCCCCTCCGTGGACCTGGTGGTGGCGAACGAGGAGGATGCCGCCATGGTGCTCGGGATCCACGCGGCCGGCACCGACGTGGAGGCAGGGCGCCTCGACGTACAAGCCTATCGCTCGGTGGCCTCCGAGATCGCCGCGCAGTTCCCCAACGTGTGGCGCGTGGCCATCACGCTGCGCGAGAGCGTGTCGGCCTCGCACAACAACTGGGGCGCGATGCTCTACGAGGTGCCGACACAGGTGGCGCGCTTCGCCCCTCTCGACGCGGACGGCGCCTACCGCCCTTACGAGATCCGTGACATCGTGGACCGGGTCGGCGCCGGGGACTCGTTCGCGGGCGCGCTGGTGTTCGCTCTGCTGACCGATGGGCTGAGCGACACCGCCACGGCGCTCCGGTTCGCAACGGCGGCCTCCTGCCTCAAGCACTCCGTGTGGGGCGACTTCAGCCACGTGTCGCGCGGCGAGGTGGAGGCGCTCATGGCGGGCGACGCCACGGGGCGCGTGCGCCGCTGA
- a CDS encoding autoinducer 2 ABC transporter substrate-binding protein has translation MLRRTWRLGFAAALALSLAACSAPRQESERAPVDPARPGAEAGAPGSRHIAFIFKVAGLSYSEACKRGAEDAAKALNIKVDYLAPDKAEVGKQIAIMEQLIAQKVDAIVISPNDAQAIVPIVKKAMDAGVKVFTWDSDAPASQRIFYVAAADDVQIGADIADALARDVGGKGKVQIVSGGRAAANLNLHVDGMEKAFKKHPSIRLVTPYIYNDDDNQKARSMAIAALQKDPDIVGFACANSPSAPAVGQALTGLNKIGQVKVWGLALPSETRQYLKSGAVSGLMLWDPSKLTFLTARLVNDYLDGKQPEDGTEVEGIGTLKVKDGVVLMPGVTITKDNVDEFNF, from the coding sequence ATGCTACGAAGGACGTGGAGGCTCGGGTTCGCCGCCGCCCTCGCGCTGAGCCTGGCCGCCTGCAGCGCCCCGCGGCAAGAGAGCGAGCGGGCGCCCGTGGACCCGGCGCGGCCGGGCGCCGAGGCCGGGGCGCCGGGAAGCCGGCACATCGCCTTTATCTTCAAGGTCGCGGGCCTCTCCTATAGCGAGGCGTGCAAGCGCGGCGCGGAGGACGCGGCGAAGGCGCTCAACATCAAGGTCGACTACCTCGCGCCCGACAAGGCGGAGGTTGGCAAGCAGATCGCCATCATGGAGCAGCTGATCGCCCAGAAGGTGGATGCCATCGTCATCTCGCCGAACGACGCGCAGGCCATCGTCCCGATCGTCAAGAAGGCGATGGACGCCGGCGTCAAGGTGTTCACCTGGGACTCGGACGCTCCGGCCTCCCAGCGGATCTTCTACGTGGCCGCCGCCGACGACGTGCAGATCGGGGCCGACATCGCCGACGCGTTGGCCAGGGATGTCGGCGGCAAGGGCAAGGTGCAGATCGTCAGCGGCGGCCGCGCCGCGGCGAACCTGAACCTGCACGTGGACGGAATGGAGAAGGCCTTCAAGAAGCATCCCAGCATCCGGCTCGTCACGCCCTACATCTACAACGACGACGACAACCAGAAGGCCCGCTCGATGGCCATCGCCGCGCTCCAGAAGGACCCCGACATCGTGGGATTCGCCTGCGCCAACTCGCCGAGCGCCCCGGCGGTCGGGCAGGCGCTCACCGGGCTCAACAAGATCGGCCAGGTGAAGGTGTGGGGCCTGGCCCTGCCCAGCGAGACGCGCCAGTACCTGAAGTCTGGAGCCGTCTCCGGCCTGATGCTCTGGGATCCCTCCAAGCTCACCTTCCTGACCGCCAGGCTCGTCAACGACTACCTGGACGGCAAGCAACCCGAGGACGGAACCGAGGTCGAGGGGATCGGCACGCTCAAGGTGAAGGACGGCGTGGTGCTGATGCCCGGCGTGACCATCACCAAAGACAACGTCGACGAGTTCAACTTCTAG
- a CDS encoding ABC transporter permease, whose product MLTTVVAWLAITQRAFRAPENLAQLGQEIGLLGVLACGESLVILTGGIDLSIAAMAALAACAAGASMAAGVPWPAGALIGLAAGGAAGWLNGALVTYRRLAPILVTLATLLLYRAATNVATGAVPYNQLPEGFKALGRGGVPLGALVLVCAVSALMLARARFGRHLVAVGGGEQSARLSGIRVDAVLRRVYMGAGLCAAASGLLMAAAANNAQWSVADGWELDVIAAAVIGGVRLTGGEGSVVSAALGAAIIVVLRNALFLSGVPTERYGLVTGAVILVAALAEQVRRARERRARHA is encoded by the coding sequence GTGCTCACCACGGTGGTCGCCTGGCTCGCGATCACGCAACGCGCGTTCCGCGCCCCGGAGAACCTCGCGCAGCTTGGACAGGAGATCGGCTTGCTCGGGGTGCTCGCCTGCGGCGAATCGCTCGTCATCCTGACCGGCGGCATCGACCTATCGATCGCGGCCATGGCCGCGCTGGCAGCGTGCGCCGCGGGAGCCTCGATGGCCGCGGGCGTTCCCTGGCCCGCGGGTGCGCTGATCGGGCTTGCAGCTGGCGGCGCGGCCGGCTGGCTCAACGGCGCGCTCGTGACCTACCGGCGCCTCGCGCCGATCCTCGTGACGCTCGCCACCCTCCTGCTCTACCGGGCGGCAACGAACGTGGCTACTGGCGCGGTGCCCTACAACCAGCTTCCCGAAGGCTTCAAGGCGCTGGGACGCGGCGGCGTGCCACTGGGCGCGCTCGTCCTGGTATGCGCGGTCAGCGCGCTGATGCTCGCGCGGGCGCGCTTCGGACGCCACCTCGTGGCGGTGGGCGGCGGCGAGCAGTCCGCGCGCCTCTCCGGCATCCGGGTGGACGCCGTGCTGCGCCGCGTCTACATGGGGGCCGGGCTCTGCGCGGCGGCCTCCGGATTGCTGATGGCCGCCGCGGCCAACAACGCCCAGTGGAGCGTGGCGGACGGCTGGGAGCTCGACGTGATCGCCGCCGCGGTGATCGGAGGCGTGCGGCTGACCGGCGGCGAGGGCAGCGTGGTGAGCGCGGCGCTCGGGGCGGCCATCATCGTCGTGCTGCGCAATGCGCTCTTCCTGTCTGGCGTGCCGACGGAGCGTTACGGCCTCGTCACGGGCGCCGTCATACTGGTGGCGGCGCTGGCCGAGCAGGTGCGCCGCGCCCGCGAGCGGAGGGCGCGACATGCCTGA
- a CDS encoding outer membrane lipoprotein-sorting protein translates to MRLFRCRAALTLGLTCFTLTTARAMSHDIRSYVADRLDDFTATMTVVKANQRELGKISKDFGFLYRFKTVLMRYKEPNKVRIEGSVDGTKGVYIVNGPIQIVSVPRMNLKTRRDFGNSPGKRKSLMDVALLSNYYLTYTNADFVREGTVDGEPVAVFNMTYKDRDEDTSHQVIYVDPKTRVVRKREAYSQQGKLQAIYSYKDIKQVAPGIWFPTRIEVQNTDRVVAGVTEYRNIKVNTGLPDSLFD, encoded by the coding sequence ATGCGCCTGTTCCGGTGCCGCGCCGCCCTGACGCTCGGCCTCACGTGCTTCACGCTCACCACGGCTCGCGCGATGAGCCACGACATTCGCAGTTACGTCGCCGACCGTCTCGACGACTTCACGGCGACGATGACCGTGGTGAAGGCCAACCAGCGCGAGCTCGGCAAGATCAGCAAGGACTTCGGGTTCCTCTACCGGTTCAAGACGGTGCTTATGCGCTACAAGGAGCCCAACAAGGTCCGCATCGAGGGGTCGGTGGACGGCACGAAGGGCGTCTACATAGTGAACGGCCCCATACAGATCGTCTCCGTCCCTCGGATGAACCTCAAGACACGCCGCGACTTCGGCAACTCGCCGGGCAAGCGCAAATCGCTGATGGACGTCGCCCTGCTCTCCAACTACTACCTGACGTACACCAACGCCGATTTCGTGCGGGAGGGCACCGTGGACGGTGAGCCGGTCGCCGTCTTTAACATGACCTACAAGGACCGCGACGAGGACACCTCGCACCAGGTCATCTACGTTGACCCGAAGACCCGTGTCGTGCGCAAGCGGGAGGCCTACAGCCAGCAAGGCAAGCTCCAGGCCATCTACAGCTACAAGGACATCAAGCAGGTGGCGCCGGGCATCTGGTTCCCCACGCGCATCGAGGTCCAGAACACCGACCGTGTGGTGGCCGGGGTCACCGAGTACCGTAACATCAAGGTGAACACGGGCCTGCCAGACAGCCTGTTCGACTAG
- a CDS encoding MFS transporter → MGRHLNDWRRTTVLFAITGLVESLAFGHLSAFTPLYLRQLRVPGDAIPSWTGILSAMAFVIGLPLLPFWGAWAERYGRKLIIVRSSVAGAAMFALAGLSTGVWMLAAARFLGGFVLGNTGVMMAVQAEITPRHRLGRAVAIVSAGAPVGMAVGPYAGGWVVELAGVRVLLLIDALLTALVAVALVVLLREEPRELHTRPASTGAGIREALVAISGTPAVAALFGVSFLLAFGLAIGQPFLPILVERVYRGSELPQAIGAVLTLSGALMALSTPLWGAAGDRAGHVRTLRLAAAAVGLTLAGQATASGVVSLGAWRAAQGACQGGLGAASMVLLALYSPPRRRAAILTLSLLPNQLSWFLGPLAGSAVSHWSVRAPFWVGAGAAALGWLACLRLPRPAAEGAPSP, encoded by the coding sequence ATGGGCAGGCACCTGAACGACTGGCGCCGCACAACGGTGCTGTTCGCCATCACCGGCCTCGTGGAGTCGCTGGCGTTCGGCCATCTGTCCGCCTTCACGCCGCTCTACCTGCGGCAGCTTCGCGTGCCCGGCGACGCCATTCCCTCCTGGACCGGGATCCTCTCGGCGATGGCCTTCGTGATCGGGTTGCCGCTGCTTCCGTTCTGGGGCGCATGGGCCGAGCGCTACGGACGCAAGCTGATCATCGTGCGCAGCAGCGTGGCCGGCGCCGCGATGTTCGCCCTGGCGGGCCTCAGCACCGGCGTCTGGATGCTGGCGGCGGCGCGGTTCCTGGGTGGCTTCGTGCTGGGCAACACGGGCGTGATGATGGCGGTGCAGGCCGAGATCACGCCGCGGCACCGGCTGGGCCGCGCCGTGGCCATCGTCAGCGCCGGGGCGCCCGTCGGCATGGCGGTCGGGCCCTACGCGGGCGGGTGGGTCGTGGAGCTCGCCGGGGTTCGCGTGCTCCTGCTCATCGACGCGCTCCTGACGGCGCTGGTGGCCGTGGCGCTGGTCGTGCTGCTGCGCGAGGAGCCGCGTGAGTTGCACACGCGGCCGGCGTCTACCGGCGCCGGCATCCGGGAGGCGCTCGTCGCCATATCTGGCACTCCCGCCGTGGCGGCGCTGTTTGGCGTCTCCTTCCTGCTCGCGTTCGGCCTGGCGATAGGCCAACCGTTCCTTCCCATCCTGGTGGAGCGGGTCTACCGGGGCAGCGAGTTGCCCCAGGCCATCGGAGCCGTGCTGACTCTCTCCGGAGCGCTGATGGCGCTCAGCACGCCGCTCTGGGGCGCCGCCGGCGACCGGGCCGGACACGTCCGCACGCTGCGCCTGGCCGCCGCCGCGGTGGGCCTGACGCTCGCCGGGCAGGCGACGGCGTCCGGGGTCGTGTCGCTTGGCGCCTGGCGCGCGGCCCAGGGCGCTTGCCAGGGGGGTCTCGGCGCGGCCAGCATGGTGCTGCTCGCGCTCTACAGTCCGCCCCGGAGGCGCGCGGCAATACTCACGCTCAGCCTGCTGCCCAACCAGCTCTCCTGGTTCCTCGGGCCGCTCGCGGGCTCCGCTGTGTCGCACTGGAGCGTCCGCGCGCCGTTCTGGGTGGGCGCCGGGGCGGCCGCGCTCGGCTGGCTCGCCTGCCTGCGCCTGCCGCGGCCAGCCGCCGAGGGGGCGCCATCCCCCTGA